Proteins from a single region of Corylus avellana chromosome ca11, CavTom2PMs-1.0:
- the LOC132166297 gene encoding calmodulin-binding transcription activator 3-like, translating to MAESRRFGLGDQLDIEQILIEAQHRWLRPAEICEILRNYKKFRIAPQPANLPASGSLFLFDRKVLRYFRKDGHNWRKKKDGKTVKEAHERLKAGSIDVLHCYYAHGEENENFQRRSYWMLEEDLSHIVLVHYREVKGNRTNLNRVRETEEAIPYSQETEDLLPNSEIDSSASCSFHPNNSQVPSQTTDTTSLNSTQASEYEDAESAYNHQARFGFHSFLESQPSMVEKTNTGLTDPQFPASISNDYQGKSSAISGVDFVSLTRADKAKESNNAGLKDLDFASWEDVFENGTTGSQTVPLQPPFLERQPDTIGVLGKRENQKPGQLFTSNFGERRLQAQEEWKTSEGKWPLDQDVHLESVYGVVSRLHEQDVNQVNVLNCLEPSLALTDKQENFPMQDTLQGQLPNAEHGYYLDSGQESKVTLEGKTNNSFTKKPLLDGSLAEEGLKKLDSFNRWMSKELGDVNESHMQSSSGAYWDSVEGESRVDESSISPQVHLDNYTLGPSLSQDQLFSIIDFSPNWAYEGSEIKVLITGRFLKNQQEAENCEWSCMFGEVEVPAEVIADGVLRCHTPIHKAARVPFYVTRSNRLACSEVREFEYRFKPVKDADIIDNYSDSGNEILQMRFVKLLCLSSACPPNSDYIGLSEESQLSNKISSLLKEDGDEWHQMLELASEKDYSPERVQEKLLEKLLKEKLHIWLLQKAAEGGKGPSVLDKDGQGVLHFAAALGYDWALEPTKLAGVSVNFRDVNGWTALHWAAFFGRERTVASLVSLGAAPGVVTDPSPKYPSGRTPADLASANGHKGIAGYLAESALSAHLSSLQLDTKDGDAAEIPGAKAVETVSERSATPISDGDLPDGLSLKDSLAAVCNATQAAARIHQVYRMQSFQKKQLKEYGDDAFGMSEEEQALSFLAVKTHKSVQHDLPVHAAAIRIQNKFRSWKGRKEFLIIRQRIVKIQAHVRGHQVRKNYRKITWSVGILEKVILRWRRKGSGLRGFKSEALTEGRRMEDTSSKEDDYDFLKEGRKQTEERLQKALARVKSMVQYPEARDQYRRLLNVVAEIQETKVDDRVVNASEETGDFDDDLRNLEALLDEDTDMPTAT from the exons GCTGGAAGCATTGATGTGTTGCACTGCTACTATGCCCAtggtgaagaaaatgaaaattttcagagACGCAGTTATTGGATGCTTGAAGA GGATCTCTCACACATAGTTCTTGTCCACTATCGGGAAGTAAAG GGCAATAGGACAAATTTGAACCGTGTTAGAGAGACTGAAGAAGCTATTCCCTATTCCCAGGAAACTGAAGATTTATTACCGAATTCTGAGATTGATAGCTCTGCATCTTGTAGTTTTCATCCAAATAATTCCCAAGTGCCTTCACAAACTACAGATACAACAAGCCTTAACAGTACTCAGGCATCAGAATATGAAGACGCCGAATCAG CATATAATCACCAAGCAAGATTTGGATTCCACTCTTTCCTGGAATCGCAACCGTCCATGGTGGAGAAGACTAATACTGGACTCACCGATCCTCAGTTTCCTGCCTCAATTTCAA ATGATTATCAAGGAAAATCTTCAGCCATTTCTGGGGTAGATTTTGTTTCACTCACTCGAGCAGATAAAGCAAAAGAGAGTAATAATGCTGGATTAAAAGACCTCGATTTTGCGTCTTGGGAGGATGTCTTCGAAAATGGTACTACTGGCAGTCAAACTGTGCCTCTTCAGCCACCATTTCTGGAAAGACAACCTGATACCATTGGAGTCCTTGGAAAACGAGAAAACCAGAAACCGGGGCAGCTTTTCACCAGCAACTTTGGTGAAAGGCGCCTACAGGCCCAAGAAGAGTGGAAG ACTTCTGAAGGCAAGTGGCCCTTGGATCAGGATGTGCATCTGGAATCAGTGTATGGTGTCGTTTCTAGGCTTCATGAGCAAGATGTTAATCAGGTCAATGTACTCAATTGTCTGGAGCCGAGTTTAGCACTTACTGATAAGCAAGAAAACTTTCCTATGCAAGATACCCTTCAAGGACAGCTTCCAAATGCAGAACACGGTTATTATCTGGATTCAGGTCAAGAGAGCAAGGTGACTTTAGAGGGAAAAACCAACAACTCTTTTACAAAAAAACCTCTGTTAGATGGCTCTCTAGCAGAAGAAGGTCTGAAGAAGCTTGACAGTTTCAACAGATGGATGAGTAAGGAACTTGGAGACGTAAATGAGTCACATATGCAGTCCAGTTCTGGGGCCTATTGGGATAGTGTTGAAGGTGAAAGTAGGGTCGATGAATCCAGTATTTCTCCTCAGGTGCACTTGGATAATTATACTCTTGGTCCCTCTCTATCCCAGGACCAGCTTTTCAGCATTATTGATTTCTCACCAAATTGGGCATATGAAGGCTCTGAAATTAAG GTCCTGATTACGGGAAGGTTCTTGAAGAATCAACAAGAAGCAGAAAATTGTGAATGGTCATGTATGTTTGGGGAAGTGGAAGTTCCTGCTGAGGTTATCGCTGATGGTGTTTTACGATGTCATACTCCCATTCATAAGGCTGCAAGGGTTCCTTTTTATGTGACACGTTCCAATAGGTTAGCATGTAGTGAAGTGCGAGAATTTGAATACCGATTTAAACCTGTTAAAGATGCGGATATTATAGATAATTATAGTGACAGTGGAAATGAAATTCTTCAAATGCGATTTGTAAAACTATTGTGTCTGAGCTCTGCCTGCCCTCCAAATTCTGATTACATCGGTCTGAGTGAGGAATCCcaattaagcaataaaatcagTTCATTGCTAAAAGAGGACGGTGATGAATGGCATCAAATGTTAGAGCTTGCTTCTGAGAAGGATTATTCTCCTGAAAGAGTACAGGAGAAGCTGCTTGAAAAGCTACTGAAGGAGAAGTTGCATATATGGCTCCTGCAGAAAGCAGCAGAAGGTGGAAAAGGTCCTTCTGTATTGGATAAGGATGGCCAAGGTGTGCTACATTTTGCAGCTGCCCTTGGCTATGATTGGGCCCTAGAACCCACAAAACTTGCAGGTGTAAGTGTCAATTTCCGTGATGTGAATGGATGGACTGCACTTCATTGGGCTGCATTTTTTGGCAG AGAGCGCACGGTTGCTTCCCTTGTCTCTCTCGGTGCAGCTCCTGGTGTAGTAACTGATCCAAGTCCCAAGTATCCTTCAGGCAGAACACCTGCTGACCTAGCTTCTGCTAATGGACATAAAGGAATTGCTGGTTATCTTGCAGAGTCTGCTCTGAGTGCCCACCTTTCATCTCTTCAGTTGGACACCAAGGATGGTGATGCTGCAGAGATCCCTGGAGCAAAAGCAGTTGAAACAGTTTCAGAACGAAGCGCAACTCCAATCAGCGATGGGGATTTACCAGATGGATTATCACTGAAAGATTCGCTAGCTGCTGTCTGTAATGCCACTCAAGCTGCTGCACGTATTCATCAAGTCTACAGGATGCAGTCCTTCCAAAAAAAGCAGTTAAAAGAGTATGGTGATGATGCATTTGGCATGTCAGAAGAAGAACaagctctttcttttcttgctgTTAAGACACACAAATCAGTACAACACGATCTGCCTGTGCATGCTGCTGCAATTCGGATACAAAATAAGTTCCGCAGTTGgaagggaagaaaagaatttttgATAATCCGGCAGCGAATTGTGAAAATTCAG GCCCATGTAAGAGGCCACCAGGTCAGGAAGAACTATAGAAAGATAACCTGGTCAGTTGGaattttggagaaagttatttTGCGTTGGAGACGAAAAGGAAGTGGTTTGCGTGGATTTAAATCAGAAGCACTTACCGAGGGCCGTAGAATGGAAGATACATCTTCGAAGGAGGATGACTATGATTTCCTGAAAGAGGGCAGAAAGCAAACAGAGGAGAGGTTGCAAAAAGCCCTTGCTAGGGTGAAGTCCATGGTTCAGTATCCAGAGGCGAGAGATCAATATCGTAGGCTGCTGAATGTTGTGGCTGAGATACAGGAAACAAAG GTTGATGATAGGGTTGTAAACGCTTCAGAAGAAACAGGTGATTTTGATGATGACCTGAGAAATCTTGAAGCATTGTTGGATGAAGACACGGACATGCCTACAGCAACATAG